A genomic window from Chitinophaga pollutisoli includes:
- a CDS encoding GH92 family glycosyl hydrolase, with translation MNTFRWCLVALCAGLHANAQTVQKVTDPVEWVNPLMGTDSKGSLSNGNTYPAIATPWGMNFWMPQTNKNGDGWAYQYSADKIRGFKQTHQPSPWINDYGQFSLMPVTGRMKFTQDDRASWFSHKAETAKPYYYSVYLADANVTTEIAPTERAAQFRFTFPKTDSAFIVVDAFDRGSYVKIIPAEKKIIGYSTRNSGGVPENFKNYFVLVFDKPFALAHTWDGNRLAKDTLELRAGHAGAIIGFATSKGETVHVKAASSFISHEQAALNLQREVGKDNFDATKQKAKQAWNKELGRIAVEGGTSDQVRTFYSCLYRTLLFPRKFYEYNAQNEQVHYSPYNGKVLPGVMFTDNGFWDTFRAVFPFYTLMYPELNGQIMEGLANTYKESGWLPEWASPGHRDCMIGSNSASLIADSYLKGIRGYDIETLYQALLKNSENEGPLSSVGRKGVKYYNELGYVPYDVNVNENAARTLEYAYDDFTIYKLAIALKRPAEEIERFKKRSQHFRNIFDPETKLMRGKNKDGKFQAPFNPFKWGDAFTEGNSWHYTWSVFHDVEGLARLMGGRQQFTEMLDSVFVMAPVYDESYYGSVIHEIREMQIANMGQYAHGNQPIQHMIYLYNYAGQPWKSQYWVRQVMDRLYHAGPDGYCGDEDNGQTSAWYVFSAMGFYPVCPGTDQYVLGAPLFSKMTVTLQDGKKFVIEAPGNGKSNVYTQNITLNGKPHNANWISHSAIQQGGLMKVTMGANPNKQRGTNEAAYPYSFTTTGK, from the coding sequence ATGAATACATTTCGCTGGTGCCTCGTCGCATTATGTGCAGGCTTGCACGCCAACGCTCAAACCGTACAGAAAGTAACTGACCCCGTGGAATGGGTCAACCCACTCATGGGAACAGATTCCAAAGGAAGCCTGTCCAACGGTAACACCTATCCCGCCATCGCCACCCCCTGGGGCATGAACTTCTGGATGCCGCAAACCAATAAAAACGGTGACGGATGGGCCTACCAGTACAGCGCCGATAAAATCCGCGGTTTCAAACAAACCCATCAGCCTTCCCCCTGGATCAACGACTACGGACAATTCTCCCTCATGCCCGTCACCGGCCGCATGAAATTCACGCAGGACGACCGTGCCAGCTGGTTCTCCCATAAAGCGGAAACCGCCAAACCCTACTATTACTCCGTTTACCTCGCCGACGCCAACGTTACCACCGAAATCGCGCCCACAGAAAGGGCCGCGCAATTCCGTTTCACCTTCCCTAAAACCGACAGCGCATTTATCGTAGTCGACGCCTTCGACCGTGGCAGCTACGTGAAGATCATCCCCGCCGAAAAGAAAATCATCGGTTACTCCACCCGCAACAGTGGCGGCGTTCCCGAGAATTTCAAAAATTATTTCGTGCTCGTGTTCGATAAGCCCTTTGCCCTCGCCCACACCTGGGACGGCAACCGCCTCGCCAAAGACACGCTCGAGCTCCGGGCCGGTCATGCCGGCGCCATCATCGGCTTCGCCACATCCAAAGGCGAAACGGTACACGTAAAAGCCGCTTCTTCCTTCATCTCCCACGAACAAGCCGCCCTCAACCTGCAGCGCGAAGTGGGAAAGGATAACTTCGACGCCACCAAACAAAAAGCCAAACAGGCATGGAATAAAGAACTGGGCCGCATCGCCGTGGAAGGCGGTACCTCCGACCAGGTGCGCACTTTCTACTCCTGCCTCTACCGCACCCTGCTCTTCCCCCGCAAATTTTACGAATACAACGCGCAGAACGAACAGGTGCACTACAGCCCTTACAACGGCAAAGTACTGCCGGGTGTCATGTTCACCGACAATGGATTCTGGGACACCTTCCGCGCCGTATTCCCTTTCTATACCCTCATGTACCCGGAGCTGAACGGCCAGATCATGGAAGGCCTCGCCAATACTTACAAGGAATCCGGCTGGTTGCCCGAGTGGGCCAGCCCCGGGCACCGCGACTGCATGATCGGCTCCAATTCCGCCTCGCTCATCGCCGACAGCTACCTGAAAGGCATCCGCGGATACGATATCGAAACGCTCTACCAGGCCCTGCTGAAGAACTCCGAAAACGAAGGCCCCCTCAGCTCCGTTGGCCGCAAAGGCGTGAAGTATTATAACGAACTGGGTTACGTCCCCTATGACGTCAACGTCAACGAAAACGCCGCGCGCACCCTCGAATACGCGTACGACGATTTCACGATCTACAAACTCGCCATTGCGCTGAAACGCCCTGCTGAAGAGATCGAACGCTTCAAAAAACGCAGCCAGCACTTCCGCAACATCTTTGACCCGGAAACCAAACTGATGCGTGGCAAGAATAAAGACGGCAAATTCCAGGCGCCTTTCAACCCCTTCAAATGGGGCGACGCCTTCACCGAAGGCAACAGCTGGCACTACACCTGGTCCGTTTTCCACGACGTGGAAGGCCTCGCACGCCTCATGGGCGGCCGTCAGCAATTCACGGAGATGCTCGACTCGGTTTTCGTAATGGCGCCGGTATATGACGAAAGCTACTATGGCTCCGTTATCCACGAAATCCGCGAAATGCAGATCGCCAACATGGGCCAGTACGCGCACGGCAACCAGCCCATTCAGCACATGATCTATCTCTACAACTACGCCGGCCAGCCCTGGAAATCACAATACTGGGTGCGCCAGGTGATGGACCGCCTCTACCACGCCGGCCCCGACGGCTATTGCGGCGACGAAGATAACGGCCAGACCTCAGCCTGGTACGTGTTCTCCGCCATGGGATTCTATCCCGTATGCCCCGGCACCGACCAATACGTACTCGGCGCGCCGCTGTTCTCCAAAATGACGGTAACGCTGCAAGACGGTAAGAAATTCGTGATCGAAGCGCCGGGCAACGGCAAATCGAATGTGTATACCCAAAACATTACGCTGAACGGGAAACCCCACAACGCGAACTGGATCAGCCATTCGGCCATCCAGCAGGGCGGATTGATGAAAGTGACGATGGGGGCGAATCCTAACAAACAAAGGGGCACAAACGAGGCTGCTTATCCTTATTCATTTACAACAACTGGAAAATAA
- a CDS encoding sigma-70 family RNA polymerase sigma factor, whose protein sequence is MSEESFTPHEPSDAMHQLICDLFRQYHRALITEAAYLLQKKNLAEADDVVMDTFEVIIRRCHLDKVEPEKYKAYIFSAVRNNCLSAQRKAVTDKRRKDRFEETEPRFETGEQLERWDTRRGLHDAMQSLPGQQRLAFEKSYLEGKPHRQIAVEMELKPETVKSHIKIALKNLRNRLRHLR, encoded by the coding sequence ATGTCGGAAGAATCATTCACGCCACATGAGCCTTCAGATGCAATGCATCAATTGATCTGTGATTTGTTCAGGCAATATCACAGGGCATTGATTACAGAGGCTGCCTATTTGCTGCAGAAGAAAAACCTGGCAGAGGCGGATGACGTGGTGATGGATACATTTGAAGTGATTATCAGGCGCTGCCATCTGGATAAGGTGGAGCCCGAGAAGTATAAAGCATACATATTCAGTGCCGTGCGTAACAATTGTCTCAGTGCGCAGCGGAAAGCGGTGACGGATAAGCGGCGGAAAGACCGGTTCGAGGAAACGGAGCCCAGGTTTGAGACCGGCGAGCAGCTCGAAAGGTGGGATACGCGCCGCGGGTTGCATGATGCGATGCAATCTTTGCCGGGCCAGCAACGGCTGGCGTTTGAAAAGTCGTACCTGGAAGGGAAGCCGCACCGGCAGATCGCTGTGGAAATGGAGTTGAAACCGGAAACCGTGAAAAGCCACATAAAAATCGCGCTAAAGAATTTACGCAATCGCCTCAGGCATTTAAGATAA
- a CDS encoding GH92 family glycosyl hydrolase: MKELINSSIQMRLFSTCLALLAPAVLMAQDPARYVRPIIGTAKMGHTYPGATVPFGMVQLSPDTDTIPYEMNGKYNPDVYRYCAGYQYADPTITGFSHTHFSGTGHSDLGDFLLMPANGPVQLNPGTADHPENGYRSRFSHQNETAEPAYYKVLLNDHHITAELTATNRTGMHRYTFSSGDNPHIVLDLMANLYNYTNKNVWTFVRVENDTLITGYRQTNGWARTRTLYFAMTFSKPIRRYGHQNIANDVYRGFWRKFNQTENFPEMAGRQLRAWFGFDAQPGEAVTVKMALSPVSTEGAVNNLRAENPGWDFDAVRRQGRDAWNRELSKVKAEMPDEDGLVNFYTALYHTYLGPTTYADADGQYRGIDQNNHRAEGWTNYSTFSLWDTYRALHPLFNILQPTRNADMVRSMLEHYNQSVHKMLPVWSHQGNENWCMIGYHSVSVIADAIMKGNIKGYDAMQALEACAATARYKPYDGIGYYMQLGYVPEDKNSSSVSKTLEYAYDDWCIAQVAKKLGRNDLFTEFAKRAENYRNVYDASTGFMRPRMSDGTFRREFDVLSTHGQGYIEGNAWNYSLYVPHAPAEMIALMGGKKQFTGHLDSLFTMHLPDAFFAETEDITREGIIGNYVHGNEPAHHAAYLYNWTDAPWKTQERVRMIIEKMYKPTPDGLGGNDDCGQMSAWYLFTALGFYPVCPGSTEYALGSPTVVSADIRLENGRTFSVKTVNQGAKNVYVKKAVLNGRPLDRFITHNDIMNGGTLVFHMSAKPVK; this comes from the coding sequence TTGAAAGAATTAATCAATTCCTCCATACAGATGCGTTTATTCTCCACCTGCCTTGCGCTGCTTGCGCCGGCTGTCCTCATGGCGCAGGACCCGGCCCGATACGTCAGGCCCATCATCGGGACCGCCAAAATGGGACACACCTATCCCGGTGCCACCGTCCCTTTCGGCATGGTCCAGCTTAGCCCGGACACAGACACCATTCCTTATGAAATGAACGGGAAATACAACCCCGACGTCTACCGCTACTGCGCCGGCTACCAGTATGCCGATCCCACCATCACCGGGTTCTCCCATACCCATTTCAGCGGCACCGGCCACTCCGACCTCGGCGATTTCCTCCTCATGCCCGCCAACGGGCCCGTCCAGCTCAACCCCGGCACGGCAGACCATCCCGAGAACGGCTACCGCTCCCGGTTCTCCCATCAAAACGAGACCGCCGAGCCCGCCTACTACAAGGTACTGCTCAACGACCATCATATCACCGCAGAGCTCACCGCCACCAACCGCACCGGCATGCACCGGTACACATTTTCCTCAGGCGACAACCCGCATATCGTCCTCGACCTTATGGCGAACCTCTACAATTACACAAACAAGAATGTGTGGACGTTTGTACGGGTAGAAAACGACACCCTCATTACCGGGTACCGCCAGACCAATGGCTGGGCCCGCACCCGCACGCTCTATTTCGCCATGACCTTTTCCAAACCCATCCGCCGGTACGGCCACCAGAACATAGCCAACGACGTGTACCGGGGCTTCTGGCGCAAGTTCAACCAGACGGAAAACTTCCCCGAAATGGCCGGCCGCCAGCTGCGCGCCTGGTTCGGCTTCGATGCGCAGCCCGGCGAAGCGGTGACCGTTAAGATGGCTTTGTCGCCCGTGAGCACCGAAGGCGCGGTCAACAACCTGCGGGCGGAGAACCCCGGCTGGGACTTCGACGCCGTCCGCCGCCAGGGCCGCGACGCCTGGAATCGCGAACTTTCCAAAGTGAAAGCCGAAATGCCCGACGAAGACGGGCTCGTGAATTTCTACACCGCGCTCTACCATACCTACCTCGGGCCTACCACGTATGCCGACGCAGACGGGCAATACCGCGGCATCGACCAGAACAACCATCGCGCGGAAGGCTGGACCAACTACAGCACTTTTTCGTTGTGGGACACCTATCGCGCCCTGCACCCGCTATTCAACATCCTCCAACCCACCCGCAATGCCGATATGGTCAGGTCGATGCTGGAACATTACAACCAGAGCGTCCATAAAATGCTGCCGGTATGGAGCCACCAGGGCAACGAAAACTGGTGCATGATCGGGTACCACAGCGTGTCGGTGATCGCAGACGCCATCATGAAGGGCAATATAAAAGGGTACGACGCCATGCAGGCACTCGAAGCCTGCGCCGCCACCGCCCGTTACAAACCCTACGACGGCATCGGGTATTACATGCAGCTCGGGTATGTGCCGGAAGACAAGAACAGCTCGTCTGTCTCCAAAACGCTGGAATATGCCTACGATGACTGGTGCATCGCGCAGGTAGCGAAAAAACTCGGCCGCAATGATCTCTTCACGGAATTTGCCAAACGCGCCGAAAACTACCGTAACGTGTACGACGCTTCCACCGGCTTCATGCGGCCACGGATGAGCGATGGGACTTTCCGCAGGGAATTCGATGTATTGAGCACGCACGGACAGGGATATATTGAAGGCAATGCCTGGAATTACAGTCTGTACGTACCACATGCGCCGGCGGAAATGATTGCATTAATGGGCGGTAAAAAACAATTCACCGGCCACCTGGATTCGCTTTTCACCATGCACCTGCCCGATGCGTTTTTCGCCGAAACGGAAGACATCACCCGCGAAGGCATCATCGGCAATTACGTACACGGCAACGAACCCGCCCATCACGCCGCCTATCTCTACAACTGGACGGACGCGCCCTGGAAAACGCAGGAACGCGTAAGGATGATCATCGAAAAAATGTACAAGCCAACGCCGGACGGGTTGGGCGGCAACGACGACTGCGGCCAGATGAGCGCATGGTATCTCTTTACCGCGCTGGGCTTCTACCCGGTTTGTCCCGGTTCCACGGAATATGCGCTGGGCAGCCCCACCGTAGTATCTGCAGACATCAGGCTGGAGAACGGCCGCACCTTCAGCGTGAAAACGGTGAACCAGGGCGCAAAGAACGTATATGTGAAAAAAGCCGTACTGAACGGGCGCCCGCTCGACCGCTTCATTACGCACAACGATATCATGAACGGCGGCACGCTGGTGTTCCACATGAGCGCGAAGCCCGTGAAGTAA
- a CDS encoding FecR family protein, protein MAENLDHIRHLYLQKLAGTTTQSEDAELEAAMADPQVKKMCDELYELYNSPEMIELLRERPTSKRWDELAAQALEGAERSGRTIRIFRWVAAASVLAMVATVMYSRYFYHPQPDIKELARLQPEFVSDEVTINMAGGERIALRPNSSRLVASVKVWMGEDNTLRYEDPSGTADGWNQLEVPQRLDCRLVLSDGTEVWLNSKSSIRFPFTFTGDRREVEVSGEAYFNVSPDAGKPFVVQTPQGEVQVLGTTFNVNTYEPGRVVTSLVSGRVRAVGEGGTAELKPGQEAVWRENGALEVMAFDQRDKLSWMQGVYYFKSADFQEIAKALERWYSLELVVDRPELAAYAFDVKLDKNKPLEEFMDVLRVSEGVRYRIEGKKLYVF, encoded by the coding sequence ATGGCTGAAAATTTAGATCATATACGGCATTTGTACCTGCAGAAACTGGCGGGTACTACGACCCAAAGTGAGGACGCCGAGCTGGAAGCGGCGATGGCGGATCCTCAGGTCAAAAAGATGTGCGACGAGTTATATGAGTTGTACAATTCGCCTGAAATGATTGAGCTGTTGCGCGAGCGGCCTACCAGCAAGCGGTGGGACGAGCTGGCGGCGCAGGCCCTGGAAGGCGCGGAGCGGTCGGGCCGTACGATCCGGATTTTCCGGTGGGTGGCCGCGGCGTCTGTACTGGCGATGGTGGCTACGGTGATGTATTCCCGGTATTTTTATCATCCGCAGCCCGACATTAAAGAGCTGGCGCGGCTGCAGCCGGAGTTTGTATCCGACGAGGTAACGATCAATATGGCGGGTGGCGAGCGGATTGCGCTGCGGCCCAATTCTTCGCGGCTGGTGGCCAGTGTGAAGGTGTGGATGGGGGAAGACAATACGCTCCGGTACGAGGATCCCTCCGGAACGGCGGACGGCTGGAACCAGCTGGAGGTGCCGCAGCGGCTGGATTGCCGGCTGGTATTGTCTGACGGTACCGAGGTTTGGCTGAATTCTAAAAGTTCCATCCGTTTTCCTTTCACTTTTACCGGCGACAGGCGGGAGGTGGAAGTGAGCGGCGAGGCATATTTCAATGTATCGCCTGATGCGGGCAAACCTTTTGTGGTGCAGACGCCGCAGGGGGAAGTGCAGGTATTGGGAACGACGTTCAACGTGAATACATATGAGCCTGGGAGGGTGGTGACTTCGTTGGTGAGCGGCCGTGTCCGCGCGGTGGGAGAGGGAGGTACGGCGGAGTTGAAGCCGGGGCAGGAAGCCGTGTGGCGGGAGAACGGGGCTTTGGAGGTAATGGCGTTTGACCAGCGGGACAAGCTCTCGTGGATGCAGGGGGTATATTATTTCAAATCAGCTGATTTCCAGGAGATAGCGAAGGCGCTGGAGCGTTGGTATTCGCTGGAACTGGTGGTGGACAGGCCGGAATTGGCGGCATATGCGTTTGATGTGAAGCTGGACAAGAACAAGCCGTTGGAGGAGTTTATGGATGTGCTGCGGGTATCGGAGGGGGTGCGTTACCGGATTGAAGGGAAGAAACTGTATGTATTCTAG